A region from the Streptosporangium sp. NBC_01756 genome encodes:
- a CDS encoding nucleoside deaminase, with product MTHDDENFLRRAIDLAAKARATGDAPFGSLLVGPDGSVLAEEHNTVLSDADISAHPELKLAKWAARELDPATAAATTMYTSCQPCGMCAGAIERSGLGGVVFALSTEQLTGLKPPVAAADVRQEGPALFDEARIPVEGYYH from the coding sequence GTGACACACGACGACGAGAACTTTCTCCGCAGGGCCATCGACCTTGCCGCCAAGGCTCGGGCGACTGGAGACGCGCCATTCGGATCACTGCTGGTAGGCCCGGACGGCAGTGTGCTCGCCGAAGAGCACAACACGGTTCTGTCCGACGCCGACATCAGCGCCCATCCCGAGCTGAAGCTGGCCAAATGGGCGGCCCGCGAACTCGACCCCGCCACGGCGGCCGCCACCACCATGTACACCAGTTGCCAGCCCTGCGGCATGTGCGCGGGCGCCATCGAGCGATCCGGCCTCGGCGGCGTCGTGTTCGCCCTCTCCACCGAACAGCTCACCGGCCTCAAGCCGCCCGTCGCCGCTGCCGATGTGCGCCAGGAGGGCCCAGCGCTGTTCGACGAGGCGCGGATCCCCGTTGAGGGTTACTACCACTGA
- a CDS encoding MFS transporter — MPLDRLADAHRGRPLHRDHRPERSGPLDTDLAGSPVSKGPWRFWAAAYALLILLTGTNLPTPLYRGYEVRFGFSPLIVTLIFAAYAAVLIPSLLVAGPLSDVVGRRGVLLPAVALAALGSLVFALAAGTGWLFAARVLQGLALGAASGPLTAALTELEPTGNRRKAALVSTMASVGGLGLGPVLAGLLAQYAPAPDVLPFAVEIVLLVPAAAAIMALPTASSRARWRPRRSEIPASMRATFATSGTASFLAFAVVGLFLALIPTYVATLSGSKNLLLGGAAVALMLLCSALAQLLGYGKRARILELVGLPLLAAGLVLLALAGGLSSLPLLLLATMIGGIGQGLAFLGGLTAVNQAAPADRHAGVLSSFYVIIYLGVGLPVIGVGFLATAVGLLAAVQCFAAVVAVLCVVMLLVLARVHRRASAAAASAPIDTAAN, encoded by the coding sequence ATGCCTCTTGATCGCCTCGCCGACGCGCACCGCGGTCGGCCGCTACACCGTGACCACCGTCCGGAACGTTCCGGCCCGCTGGACACGGACCTTGCCGGGTCGCCCGTTTCAAAGGGGCCGTGGAGGTTCTGGGCTGCGGCGTACGCTCTGCTGATCCTGCTCACCGGCACGAATCTGCCGACGCCGTTGTATCGGGGCTATGAGGTGAGATTCGGCTTCTCCCCTCTGATCGTCACGCTGATCTTCGCTGCGTACGCGGCCGTGCTGATCCCTTCACTGCTGGTAGCCGGTCCGCTGTCGGATGTGGTCGGCCGGCGCGGCGTGCTGCTGCCCGCGGTGGCACTGGCCGCGCTGGGATCGCTGGTCTTCGCCCTGGCAGCGGGCACCGGGTGGCTGTTCGCCGCCCGTGTCCTGCAGGGCTTGGCGCTCGGCGCGGCCTCGGGGCCGTTGACCGCGGCGCTGACAGAGCTGGAGCCGACCGGTAACCGCCGCAAGGCGGCGCTGGTGTCCACCATGGCTTCCGTGGGCGGCCTCGGCCTCGGGCCCGTGCTGGCCGGGCTGCTCGCCCAGTACGCCCCGGCACCGGATGTCCTGCCGTTCGCGGTGGAGATCGTGCTGCTGGTTCCGGCGGCGGCCGCCATCATGGCGCTGCCGACGGCATCTTCAAGAGCCCGGTGGCGCCCCCGCCGCTCCGAGATCCCCGCCTCGATGCGGGCAACCTTCGCGACCAGCGGGACGGCGAGCTTTCTCGCGTTCGCCGTGGTCGGGCTCTTCCTCGCCCTCATCCCCACTTACGTCGCCACTCTCTCAGGCAGTAAGAACCTGCTTCTGGGCGGTGCAGCCGTGGCGCTGATGCTGCTCTGCTCCGCGCTCGCCCAACTCCTCGGCTACGGCAAGCGGGCCCGGATCCTAGAGCTGGTTGGCCTCCCCCTCCTGGCCGCCGGACTGGTACTGCTGGCCCTCGCGGGCGGTCTGTCCTCGCTGCCATTGCTGCTTCTCGCAACCATGATCGGCGGCATCGGCCAGGGACTTGCGTTCCTCGGCGGCCTCACCGCGGTCAACCAGGCCGCCCCAGCCGATCGCCATGCCGGCGTCCTGTCCAGCTTCTACGTGATCATCTACCTCGGCGTCGGCCTGCCGGTCATCGGCGTCGGCTTCCTCGCCACCGCTGTCGGACTTCTCGCCGCCGTGCAGTGCTTCGCCGCCGTCGTCGCCGTGCTCTGCGTGGTGATGCTGCTTGTCCTCGCCCGAGTGCATCGCCGTGCTTCTGCCGCCGCGGCGTCGGCTCCCATCGATACCGCTGCCAACTGA